The Mesoterricola silvestris sequence CGCTGGCGCTCGTCGCCCGTGGGCAGGAGGAGGGTGAAGCGGGGCGCCACCGCCACCGCCGCGTCCCCGTCCCCCAGCAGCTGGTACCGGTAGTTGAGCGCCACGTCCCCCAGGGCGCTGCGCCCGTCGGGGGCGTCCTGCACCCGCTGGTAGGGCAGGGTGTAGCTCAGCTGATGCGCGATGCCCGGCACCGGCCACTCCTGGGTGAACGTGTAGAGCCAGTCCCGGGTCACCCGGTTCCGGCTGAAGGTGCTGATGTGCTGCACCACCCCGGGTTCCTGATTGTAGGCCTCCTCCACCAGGAAGGAGTTGTCCTGGATGGGCTTGTCGGGCTCCTCCGCCCGCGCGCAGAGGGCGGCCGCCAGGGAAAGCCCCAGGACCCGAGAAAAGGAATTCGCCATCATCAGCCTCCGGTTGCGCGGTGAACCAGTGTAGGCCGGAAGGCGCCGCGGGCGCGCGGCCATGGTGCCCCCACCCGGGGTCGAACCGGGATTCCATTGCTGGAGGGCGATTTTAAGTCGCCAGCGTCTGCCATTCCGCCATGGGGGCCTGCCTGCACCCCAGTCTAGCGGGCCCCGGGGCTCCGGGGCCATAGCGGACGGACATACGAACGGAAATTTCCGACCCCGCCCCTTTACCCGGCCCTCAGCCTGAGGCATCCTTGGGCTCCGTCCACCCTGGAACATGGATGTTCCCACTTCCTCCAGTGGAGTTCCCATGAATATCTCCCGTTCCTTCCGGTCCGCATTACGTTTCCTGGGCCTGGCGGCCCTCGGCGCGCTCGTCGCCTGCGGCGGCTCCGGCGCCGGATCCAAACCCGCGGCCGTGACGGGCACCGGCAGCCTGAACCTCGCGGTCACCGATGCCCCCTCCGACGCCTGGCAGCAGGTCTCCGTGGTGCTCAAGACCGCCAGCCTGCGCAACCAGGCCGACCAGTCCTGGACCCAGGTGTGGGCCGCGGATCCGGCCAACCCCGCCTCGGGCGTGGTGAACCTGGTGGATCTGGCCAGCGTGGCCGAACTGCTGGGCAAGGTCCCCGTGGCCGCGGGCACCTATGACCGGCTCCAGCTCACCATCGACACCACCCCCGCCTCCATGACCCTGGTGGACGACAGCGGCGCGACCATCCCCGCCGCCGACATCACCGTCATCGATCCCTCCGGCAAGGGCCAGATCAACGTCGTCATCGATCCCTCCCTGCAGGTGGCCGCGGGCGCCACCGCGAGCCTCCAGGCGGACTTCGACCTGGCCCACCCCCTCTCCATCGTCCAGGAGACCGTGGGCGGCGTGCAGAAGGTCGTCCTGAACCTCCAGGTGCGCCACAAGGCCCTGCCCACCCGGATCCAGGACCTGCAGTTCGCCCGGAAACTGGGCAAGGTGACCGCCGCCACCACCACCGGCTTCACCCTCACCGACGCCCGGGGCGCCACCTTCACCTACGGCGTGGACGCCAACACCCTCTACATGGACGCCGACGCCAAGGCCACTGGCACCCTGGCCGGGCTCACCGTGAACGCCTACGCCCTGGTGGCCTCCAACCTCAATGCCGACGGAAGCCTCTACGCCCGGCGCGTGTGGTACGCCGCGGACGCGGCCACCTTGCCGGCGCGCACCCCCGAGGGCCTCGTGCGCCGGGTCAACGCCGCCGCCGGCACCTTCACGGTCTTCTCCAAGGCCATCGCCGCGTCCACCATGCGGGAGCGCTGGGGAGGCCAGACCGTGAAGGTGGACGCCAACACCGTCTGGACCTTCCACACCACGGTCCCCATGGGCCAGGGCACCGGCCCCCTCGCCGACATCTGGCGCGGCGTCCGGGTCGATGTGCAGCTGGATGCCGCCGGCACCACCGCCACCGCGGTCAATGTCAACAATGCGCATGACGAAGGCTACATCACCTCCGTATCCGCCACCGGCCTCACCTTCGGCTGGCCCGGGCGCACCCAGATGCCCATGGCCATGGGCGTCCGTTTCGGCCCCGACGATGAGAGCGGACGGAACTGGCCCTACTACCAGAATCCCGCCGACGCCGCCCACGCCTTCAGCTGGTGGTACTTCGGCCTGCCCTCCAGCGCCTCCACCGTGGTCAAGGACCTGCAGGACACCGCCGCCGCGGCCACCGGCGCCAACCTTCCGGTCATGGGGTACGCCAACCTCTACTGGGACACCGTTTCCGGCGGCTGGCAGGCCTACCAGCTGGTGCTGGCCCCCAACGCCCTGCCCGTGGCCACCGTCACCCGGGCCTACACGGACGGTCCCGCCGCGGGATCCGGCACGGTGGGCGTCACCTTCCGCACGCCCTTCGCGGCGGCCACCACCAACCCCCTGACCGTGACCCTCGACTACGCGGGGGATCTCCAGACCGTGGTGGAGGCCCTCACCTGGAACAGTTCCACGCGCCTCCTCACCTTCCAGGCGCCGGTGGACCACGCCCAGTGGGCCGCGCTCCTGGTGCCCCCCGCGGCCCCGGCCCTGGGCGCCACCCGCATCTGGGTCCGCCCCGTGAAGAACGGCGCCGCCTTCGACTGGCACGCCTACAACGTCGAGGTGTTCACCTCCAACTGAGGCCCAGCCGCGCCATGCGGTCCTGAAGCAGCAGGTGGAGCTCCTCCACCTGCCGCTTCACCTCCGGCGCGAGCCGCCGCCGCGTGGGCCCCAGGCCCCAGCGGAGCCGGCAGGGGGAACCGAAGTAGACCCCGTCCACGAAGCTGCTGGCCAGCACCTCCCGCCCCGCCAGGAGGCGGGGCAGCGTGAGCACGATGGAGGAGAGGGCGGGCCCGATGTAGGGCAGGAAGCCCAGGTCCCGCACCCGGTAGTTGCCGGTGCGCGCCGCACGGGTCATGGCCTCGCACAGGGCGGGGTCGGGCCCCGCGGGGTCGTCGTAGACCAGCACTTCCGTGGAGTGGGGCCCGTAGGGCACCCCCCGCCGCGCCACGCGCTCCCCCTGCCCAGCCGCCTCCGCCGCGGCCATGGCCCGGCCCCACATGACCCCCAGGGCCAGGCCCCCCACCCGTTCCGGGGCGAGGCCCGTGCCCAGCCATGCGCCTTCCGGGGCGTTGCTGTCGTGGAAGGCGGTCTGGGCCAGGACCTCCACCGGATCGGACACCATGAGGAAGAGCCCCGCGAACCCTTCGGCGTTGGCGGCCTCCAGGGCCCCCTTCAGGCATTCCCGGTTGGGCCCGAACTGGGTGAGGCGCACCTCGCCCTCCGTCCCCAGGGGCGGCACCGCGCTGGCCGCCGCGAAGAGGAAGGCGTCGCAGCGCCGCATCATCTCCCCCAGCCCCGCCGCCTCCACCTGGGGCAGGCGGGACCCCGCCCTCCACCGGGCCACGGACCCCAGCTCCTGCACCATGCGCTCGAGATTGCCCCCGTCGCAGTCGTGGATCAGCAGGGTGCCGATGCCGCTGCCCGCGCAGGCCGCCAGCGCCGACGCCGCGAGCCCCCCCACCCGCCCCAGCCCCGAGATCCCCACCGTGAAGCTCCGGCCCCGGGCCGGCTCCGCCATCCTCCGGAGATACCTGGGAACCCCCGGCGCATCCCGGAGGTACGTCCAGTCCTTCCCACCCCCCTCCCAGAGCACCGCCACCCCCCCGCCCGGAGCCACCCGCCCCCGCGCGATCCAGGGCTCCGCGCGCGGATCCCCGTCCACCGGCGCCAGGACGATCTCCGCCCCCCCCGAGGACCGCTTGCGCACCCCCCACCCCAGGCGTTCCGCCATGACCGGATCCCCCGCCAGCGCCGCGCGCCCATCCCCGAAGAGCCTCATATCCCGCTCCCGCAGCCATGTTCCTGTAATTTTGCCGAAGAGCATAGCACAGGCGGTTGCGCCGACCCAGCCTGACAATCCGCCCCTTCCGAAGCGTCCCTGCCGGGGGTTCCCCGTTTCCTGGGGGAGGTTCCTGTGGAGCGTTCCGACCCACCGGTGTTCCAACACCCGCCGCGACCCAACGGTAGCGTGAGCAGCATGGCTGCTGCTCACGCTGGCCGTTGTCCATTGGGGATCGGGAGAGGGGAACCGGGAACCGGGAACCGGGAACCGCCCACCCCCCACGACTCCACCACCCTTGCCCGGATACGGCAGAGCGCTCGCAGGCATACTGCCTGCGAGC is a genomic window containing:
- a CDS encoding Rossmann-fold NAD(P)-binding domain-containing protein — encoded protein: MRLFGDGRAALAGDPVMAERLGWGVRKRSSGGAEIVLAPVDGDPRAEPWIARGRVAPGGGVAVLWEGGGKDWTYLRDAPGVPRYLRRMAEPARGRSFTVGISGLGRVGGLAASALAACAGSGIGTLLIHDCDGGNLERMVQELGSVARWRAGSRLPQVEAAGLGEMMRRCDAFLFAAASAVPPLGTEGEVRLTQFGPNRECLKGALEAANAEGFAGLFLMVSDPVEVLAQTAFHDSNAPEGAWLGTGLAPERVGGLALGVMWGRAMAAAEAAGQGERVARRGVPYGPHSTEVLVYDDPAGPDPALCEAMTRAARTGNYRVRDLGFLPYIGPALSSIVLTLPRLLAGREVLASSFVDGVYFGSPCRLRWGLGPTRRRLAPEVKRQVEELHLLLQDRMARLGLSWR
- a CDS encoding DUF4382 domain-containing protein — translated: MNISRSFRSALRFLGLAALGALVACGGSGAGSKPAAVTGTGSLNLAVTDAPSDAWQQVSVVLKTASLRNQADQSWTQVWAADPANPASGVVNLVDLASVAELLGKVPVAAGTYDRLQLTIDTTPASMTLVDDSGATIPAADITVIDPSGKGQINVVIDPSLQVAAGATASLQADFDLAHPLSIVQETVGGVQKVVLNLQVRHKALPTRIQDLQFARKLGKVTAATTTGFTLTDARGATFTYGVDANTLYMDADAKATGTLAGLTVNAYALVASNLNADGSLYARRVWYAADAATLPARTPEGLVRRVNAAAGTFTVFSKAIAASTMRERWGGQTVKVDANTVWTFHTTVPMGQGTGPLADIWRGVRVDVQLDAAGTTATAVNVNNAHDEGYITSVSATGLTFGWPGRTQMPMAMGVRFGPDDESGRNWPYYQNPADAAHAFSWWYFGLPSSASTVVKDLQDTAAAATGANLPVMGYANLYWDTVSGGWQAYQLVLAPNALPVATVTRAYTDGPAAGSGTVGVTFRTPFAAATTNPLTVTLDYAGDLQTVVEALTWNSSTRLLTFQAPVDHAQWAALLVPPAAPALGATRIWVRPVKNGAAFDWHAYNVEVFTSN